The following proteins are encoded in a genomic region of Streptomyces sp. SLBN-31:
- a CDS encoding M14 family zinc carboxypeptidase: MSLLPVLRYPTMIQLISSARALAAHRPTLCALRQVGVSRAGRPLYLLSVGRARRAVLVVAGAHANEPTGGPTLLALAERVLRERELRTDTSWHFLLCADPDGASLHVTPAPRSLFDYHLGFFRPAAEEQPEWAPSVLPPDRLPPETRTLTRVIDELRPYLQVTLHGTDLGGTWVQLTRDVPGLAEPFAKSAAELHIPVETGASDAVGWAASGPGVHVMPSPGAGAAYPSMPDDARRSTWYRTHRYGGLTAVVEVPMWASDLVDDPAPHPAPAEAIRRLASRLLRDALEVERVLADALPRLEGVDGPLLRAARWALDLVPGLAEDWMRTPPADDTMAYVGSVDAFGRRLPLRAAAMLLRVLQESDDRAAPRMERLVATWSDAFAESFRARWVPLEHQIEHQARTVVAAALHARDRTA; this comes from the coding sequence GTGAGTCTCCTGCCGGTGCTGCGCTACCCCACCATGATCCAACTCATCTCCTCCGCAAGGGCGTTGGCCGCTCATCGACCCACCCTGTGCGCGCTGAGGCAAGTGGGTGTCTCCCGCGCGGGCAGGCCCCTGTATCTGCTGTCCGTGGGCCGTGCCCGGCGGGCCGTACTGGTCGTCGCCGGCGCCCACGCCAACGAGCCCACGGGCGGTCCCACCCTGCTCGCCCTGGCCGAACGTGTGTTGCGGGAGCGGGAGTTGCGCACCGACACCTCGTGGCACTTCCTGCTGTGCGCGGACCCGGACGGGGCGAGCCTGCACGTCACCCCGGCGCCGCGCAGCCTGTTCGACTACCACCTCGGCTTCTTCCGGCCGGCGGCCGAGGAGCAGCCGGAGTGGGCGCCGTCGGTGCTGCCGCCGGACCGGTTGCCGCCCGAGACGCGGACGCTGACCCGGGTCATCGACGAGCTGCGCCCGTATCTGCAGGTGACGTTGCACGGGACGGACCTGGGCGGCACCTGGGTGCAGCTGACCAGGGACGTGCCGGGGCTCGCCGAGCCGTTCGCCAAGTCCGCGGCGGAGCTGCACATCCCGGTGGAGACGGGCGCCTCGGACGCGGTGGGCTGGGCGGCGTCCGGGCCCGGCGTGCATGTGATGCCCTCGCCCGGAGCGGGCGCCGCGTATCCGAGCATGCCGGACGACGCACGGCGGAGCACCTGGTACCGCACCCACCGCTACGGCGGTCTGACCGCGGTGGTGGAGGTGCCGATGTGGGCGAGCGACCTGGTGGACGATCCGGCGCCGCATCCCGCGCCCGCCGAGGCGATACGACGGCTGGCGAGCCGGCTGCTGCGGGACGCCCTGGAGGTGGAACGGGTCCTCGCCGACGCGCTGCCGCGCCTGGAGGGTGTCGACGGGCCGCTGCTGCGGGCGGCGAGATGGGCACTGGACCTGGTCCCGGGGCTGGCCGAGGACTGGATGCGCACGCCGCCCGCCGACGACACGATGGCGTACGTCGGCAGCGTGGACGCGTTCGGGCGGCGGCTGCCGCTGAGGGCGGCGGCGATGCTGCTGCGGGTCCTGCAGGAGAGTGACGACCGTGCGGCGCCGCGCATGGAGCGGCTCGTGGCGACGTGGAGCGATGCCTTCGCGGAAAGTTTCCGCGCCCGCTGGGTCCCGCTGGAGCACCAGATCGAGCACCAGGCCCGCACGGTCGTGGCCGCGGCGCTGCACGCGCGCGACCGCACAGCCTGA
- a CDS encoding aminoglycoside phosphotransferase family protein produces the protein MTQAPTPTADTVRRLVSSLLKDGTGAAGPEVRPVAEGGGHSTWWVGTRHVLRLAPDRDAALRQRRELRLRDLVRPHLPLAVPTSVAHGEWAPGLTYTLDTKVPGGTAERHDVSAVGEADLAGLLTGLREVPARQAEALGVPRAAPRSLEVLRRAAEKAAVRLAAADEFDPARLHQLTPPAAVQLAAQPGTAVLVHHGLRGEHLVVSADGRVRGVLDWTAAAIGDPAEDIAGLAVAVGSPAAVRAATLAGYGARPCLRGLWLARCDTVIHLARQLDAGDKAALPLLQLQLRHAWEAILLERVTELRGEDTGA, from the coding sequence ATGACCCAGGCACCGACACCCACCGCGGACACCGTCCGCCGACTGGTCAGTTCCCTGCTCAAGGACGGCACGGGCGCCGCCGGGCCAGAGGTGCGGCCGGTCGCCGAGGGCGGTGGGCACTCCACCTGGTGGGTCGGCACCCGCCACGTCCTGCGCCTCGCCCCCGACCGCGACGCCGCGCTGCGCCAACGCCGCGAACTGCGCCTGCGGGACCTCGTGCGCCCGCACCTCCCGCTCGCCGTGCCGACCAGCGTCGCGCACGGCGAGTGGGCGCCCGGGCTGACGTACACGCTCGACACCAAGGTGCCCGGTGGCACCGCCGAGCGGCACGACGTGTCGGCCGTCGGCGAGGCCGACCTGGCGGGACTGCTCACCGGGCTGCGCGAGGTGCCCGCCCGGCAGGCCGAGGCGCTCGGCGTCCCGCGTGCCGCCCCGCGCTCCCTGGAGGTGCTGCGCAGGGCCGCGGAGAAGGCCGCCGTGCGGCTGGCAGCGGCCGACGAGTTCGACCCCGCACGCCTCCACCAGCTCACCCCGCCGGCCGCCGTCCAGCTCGCCGCGCAGCCCGGCACCGCGGTCCTCGTCCACCACGGCCTGCGCGGCGAGCACCTGGTCGTCAGCGCCGACGGCCGGGTCCGCGGCGTCCTCGACTGGACCGCCGCGGCGATCGGCGACCCCGCGGAGGACATCGCCGGTCTCGCCGTCGCCGTCGGCTCCCCGGCCGCGGTCCGCGCCGCCACCCTCGCCGGCTACGGCGCCCGCCCCTGCCTGCGAGGCCTGTGGCTGGCCCGCTGCGACACGGTGATCCACCTGGCCCGTCAGCTCGACGCCGGCGACAAGGCCGCACTGCCGCTCCTGCAACTCCAGCTCCGTCATGCCTGGGAGGCCATCCTCCTGGAACGGGTGACGGAACTCAGAGGCGAGGACACGGGGGCGTAG
- a CDS encoding LysR family transcriptional regulator, whose amino-acid sequence MSLRQMEYFLAVVEEASFTRAAEVLHVSQPALSHQIKALERAVGGALLERMPRGVRPTPMGRAFLPHAEHAVRSAAQAHRAARAAAGAEGGELHVAAVHSVAVGVLPDVFARWRAAHPQVLLHLHEYATTQALEEEVERGTADLAVGPAPSDWPGTVVPVGEEEAVLVVPFDDRFAGRTTVTLPELADRHWIRCAMEPVVHGERFLDRACARAGFRPRTAVWTEHTSTAVRMAAAGVGVCLAPSHIVRGAVGEDGAVLSHAPSWTRETTVFARVPPTGAAEAFVELLRATWPKPAAPGSHARV is encoded by the coding sequence ATGAGCCTGCGGCAGATGGAGTACTTCCTGGCGGTCGTCGAGGAGGCCTCGTTCACCCGCGCGGCCGAGGTGCTGCACGTCTCCCAGCCCGCGCTGTCGCACCAGATCAAGGCGCTGGAGCGTGCGGTGGGCGGCGCGCTCCTGGAACGCATGCCGCGCGGGGTGCGCCCGACCCCGATGGGCCGCGCCTTCCTGCCGCACGCCGAGCACGCCGTCCGCAGCGCCGCCCAGGCCCACCGCGCGGCCCGTGCCGCCGCCGGTGCCGAGGGCGGCGAACTGCACGTCGCCGCCGTCCACTCGGTGGCGGTCGGCGTCCTGCCGGACGTCTTCGCCCGCTGGCGCGCGGCGCATCCCCAGGTCCTGCTGCACCTGCACGAGTACGCCACGACGCAGGCCCTGGAGGAGGAGGTCGAGCGCGGCACCGCGGACCTGGCCGTCGGGCCCGCCCCGTCCGACTGGCCCGGCACCGTCGTGCCCGTCGGCGAGGAGGAGGCGGTGCTGGTGGTCCCCTTCGACGACCGTTTCGCGGGCCGTACGACGGTGACCCTGCCCGAACTGGCCGACCGCCACTGGATCCGCTGCGCGATGGAACCGGTGGTCCACGGCGAGCGCTTCCTCGACCGGGCGTGCGCCCGCGCCGGCTTCCGGCCGCGCACCGCCGTCTGGACGGAGCACACCTCGACGGCCGTGCGGATGGCCGCCGCCGGAGTCGGGGTGTGCCTCGCGCCCTCCCACATCGTGCGCGGCGCGGTCGGCGAGGACGGCGCGGTCCTCTCGCACGCCCCGTCCTGGACACGCGAGACGACGGTCTTCGCACGCGTCCCACCGACCGGCGCCGCCGAGGCATTCGTGGAGCTGCTGCGAGCGACCTGGCCGAAGCCCGCGGCTCCGGGCTCACACGCGCGCGTCTAG
- a CDS encoding M14 family zinc carboxypeptidase, which produces MWRCALPPLQRYPTVDELGARAAALVARHPRDARLRRVGTSRAGTPMWLLSIGHGSRQALIVAGPHANEPVGGATVLRLAERALADPRYTEGADATWNLLLSLDPDGLRRNEGWLRGPYTLGRYFRNFFRPGFHEQPEWLPDGAAGAALPETRTLLHLQDELRPFLQCSLHGVDVGGGFVELTHDLPGLAQRVAGTAARLRVPRELGPYDTLYWPCLGPAVYRIPPPRIGDLAAAITEAAVESTWYHPYRYGTVTAIVEAPMWGVAAVEDGSPPADATGVLRTVSHTLRHDTRFLERLLAVVRPHLADVPDAARLLAPVDDYLLVCPGLADTWDPDVADGARPLPPMSTAHLAALRIAGRRLALRTAGLLHQLVTSAGRDPADVLPELDRLIDEWCVDYRDGCGARWIPVTRQVEYQSRVVLAAFELAVQQAPACSRSGESGWGSQAAVPMHLE; this is translated from the coding sequence TTGTGGAGGTGTGCCCTGCCGCCCCTCCAGCGCTACCCGACCGTCGACGAACTCGGCGCCCGGGCGGCCGCACTCGTCGCCCGCCACCCGCGCGACGCACGGCTGCGCCGCGTGGGCACCTCGCGCGCGGGCACTCCCATGTGGCTGCTTTCCATCGGTCACGGCAGCCGCCAGGCCCTGATCGTCGCCGGCCCGCACGCGAACGAACCCGTCGGCGGCGCCACGGTCCTGCGCCTGGCCGAACGCGCGCTCGCCGACCCCCGCTACACCGAGGGCGCCGACGCCACCTGGAACCTGCTGCTCTCCCTCGACCCCGACGGCCTGCGCCGCAACGAGGGCTGGCTACGGGGCCCGTACACCCTCGGCCGCTACTTCCGGAACTTCTTCCGGCCCGGCTTCCACGAACAGCCCGAATGGCTGCCCGACGGCGCCGCGGGCGCCGCGCTGCCGGAGACCCGCACCCTGCTCCACCTCCAGGACGAGCTGCGGCCCTTCCTGCAGTGCTCGCTGCACGGCGTCGACGTCGGCGGCGGGTTCGTCGAGCTCACCCACGACCTGCCCGGCCTCGCCCAGCGCGTCGCCGGCACCGCCGCCCGCCTGCGCGTCCCGCGCGAACTCGGCCCCTACGACACCTTGTACTGGCCCTGCCTGGGGCCCGCCGTCTACCGCATCCCGCCGCCCCGCATCGGCGACCTGGCAGCCGCCATCACCGAGGCCGCCGTCGAGTCGACCTGGTACCACCCCTACCGGTACGGCACGGTGACCGCCATCGTCGAGGCCCCCATGTGGGGAGTGGCCGCCGTCGAGGACGGCTCCCCGCCCGCCGACGCGACCGGCGTGCTGCGCACCGTCAGCCACACGCTGCGCCACGACACACGGTTCCTGGAGCGGCTCCTGGCGGTGGTCCGGCCGCACCTCGCGGACGTGCCGGACGCGGCCCGTCTGCTCGCGCCGGTGGACGACTATTTACTGGTCTGCCCCGGCCTCGCCGACACGTGGGACCCCGACGTCGCCGACGGGGCGCGCCCGCTTCCGCCGATGAGCACCGCCCACCTGGCCGCGCTGCGCATCGCCGGACGGCGGCTCGCCCTGCGAACGGCCGGTCTGCTGCACCAGCTCGTCACGAGCGCCGGACGCGATCCGGCGGACGTACTCCCGGAGCTGGACCGCCTGATCGACGAGTGGTGCGTCGACTACCGCGACGGCTGCGGCGCGCGCTGGATACCGGTCACGCGCCAGGTGGAGTACCAGTCCCGGGTGGTGCTCGCCGCGTTCGAACTCGCCGTCCAACAGGCGCCCGCGTGCTCCCGTTCGGGTGAGTCGGGGTGGGGTTCCCAGGCCGCCGTGCCGATGCATCTGGAATGA
- a CDS encoding DUF1707 and FHA domain-containing protein: MTSSFEFNTYPARLSDAERDKALKVLRDGVAMGRLSHDTFIRRMELALAARGSDELAVLTADLPQESRVSRLVFGTVEAVSGFTVRLRRAWQAERLPKLLLPHPAGGHPLRIGRDPANGLRLTHETVSRVHAELSRQGGMWVLRDLGSTNGTTVNGRRVIGAAVVREGDQVGFGRMSFRLAVD; encoded by the coding sequence GTGACGTCGTCCTTCGAGTTCAACACGTACCCCGCGCGGCTTTCGGACGCGGAGCGCGACAAGGCGCTGAAGGTGCTCCGCGACGGCGTCGCCATGGGACGGCTGTCGCACGACACGTTCATCCGCCGCATGGAGCTGGCCCTCGCGGCCCGCGGTTCGGACGAGCTCGCCGTCCTCACCGCCGACCTGCCCCAGGAGAGCCGCGTCTCCCGCCTGGTGTTCGGCACCGTCGAGGCCGTCTCCGGCTTCACCGTGCGGCTGCGCAGGGCCTGGCAGGCCGAGCGCCTGCCCAAGCTGCTGCTGCCGCACCCGGCGGGCGGCCACCCGCTGCGGATAGGTCGGGATCCGGCCAACGGACTGCGGCTGACGCACGAGACGGTCTCACGGGTGCACGCCGAGCTCAGCCGGCAGGGCGGCATGTGGGTGCTGCGGGATCTGGGCTCCACCAACGGCACGACGGTCAACGGCCGGCGGGTCATCGGCGCCGCCGTCGTCCGCGAGGGCGACCAGGTCGGCTTCGGACGGATGTCCTTCCGGCTCGCAGTCGACTGA
- the treZ gene encoding malto-oligosyltrehalose trehalohydrolase, translating to MQFEVWAPQAGRVTLQCEDVTRALEPDPEREGWWRGEAEARDGSRYGFALDDGPVLPDPRSRRQPDGPDGLSAVVDHGRYDWRAEWTGRSLPGAVLYELHVGTYTREGTLDAAAERLEHLVELGVTHVELMPLCPFPGRHGWGYEGVSLWAVHEPYGGPEGLKRFVDRAHELGLGVVLDVVHNHLGPSGNYLPAFGPYFTDTHQTPWGSAVNLDAPGSDEVRDYLLQSALAWLRDYRIDGLRLDAVHALKDTRACHFLEELSTAVDTLSADLGRPLFLVAESDLNDPRLITPREEGGYGLQAQWNDDFHHCLHTALTGESQGYYADFARAPLAAIARTLTRGYFHDGTYSSFRGRHHGRPLDSTRVAAHRLLGYSQTHDQVGNRAQGDRLSATLSPGLLACAATLTLTAPFTPMLFMGEEWAAGTPWQFFTDHTDPELAEAVRRGRRREFAAHGWAEEDVPDPQDPATRDRSCLDWSEPERDPHARVLAWYRRLITLRHEQADLTDPDLGDTKVAYDERERWLAFRRGDVRVAVNLAKAPAAIPLGPRHARVLAAWEPVQPPGADGVLHVPGESAVVLLQG from the coding sequence GTGCAGTTCGAGGTGTGGGCACCACAGGCCGGCCGCGTGACGCTCCAGTGCGAGGACGTCACGCGCGCGTTGGAACCCGATCCTGAACGGGAGGGCTGGTGGCGCGGCGAGGCGGAGGCGCGGGACGGCTCGCGGTACGGGTTCGCGCTGGACGACGGTCCCGTGCTGCCCGACCCACGCTCGCGCAGGCAGCCGGACGGCCCGGACGGGCTGAGCGCGGTCGTCGACCACGGCCGGTACGACTGGCGCGCCGAGTGGACCGGGCGTTCGCTGCCGGGTGCGGTGCTCTATGAGCTGCACGTGGGCACGTACACCCGTGAGGGCACCCTGGACGCGGCCGCCGAGCGGCTCGAGCACCTTGTCGAACTCGGTGTCACACACGTCGAGTTGATGCCCCTGTGTCCCTTCCCGGGACGGCACGGCTGGGGCTACGAGGGCGTGTCGCTGTGGGCCGTACACGAGCCGTACGGCGGCCCGGAGGGGCTGAAACGGTTCGTCGACCGGGCGCACGAGCTGGGTCTCGGGGTGGTCCTGGACGTCGTACACAACCACCTGGGGCCGTCGGGCAACTACCTGCCGGCGTTCGGGCCGTACTTCACGGACACGCACCAGACCCCGTGGGGCTCCGCGGTGAACCTGGACGCGCCGGGTTCGGACGAGGTCAGGGACTACCTTCTGCAGAGCGCGCTCGCGTGGCTGCGGGACTACCGGATCGACGGGCTGCGGCTCGACGCCGTGCACGCCCTGAAGGACACCCGCGCGTGCCACTTCCTGGAGGAGCTGTCGACGGCGGTGGACACCCTCTCCGCGGACTTGGGGCGGCCGCTGTTCCTCGTCGCCGAGTCCGACCTGAACGACCCGCGGCTCATCACGCCCCGCGAGGAGGGCGGATACGGCCTGCAGGCGCAGTGGAACGACGACTTCCACCACTGCCTGCACACCGCGCTGACCGGTGAGTCCCAGGGCTACTACGCCGACTTCGCGCGCGCTCCCCTGGCCGCGATCGCCAGGACGCTGACCCGCGGCTACTTCCACGACGGCACGTACTCCAGCTTCCGCGGCCGTCACCACGGGCGTCCCCTGGACAGCACGCGCGTGGCCGCGCACCGGCTGCTGGGCTACAGCCAGACCCACGACCAGGTCGGCAACCGCGCCCAGGGCGACCGGCTGTCCGCGACGCTCTCCCCCGGCCTGCTGGCCTGCGCGGCCACGCTCACCCTCACCGCGCCCTTCACGCCGATGCTGTTCATGGGCGAGGAGTGGGCCGCGGGCACGCCCTGGCAGTTCTTCACCGACCACACCGATCCCGAGCTCGCGGAGGCCGTACGGCGGGGCAGGCGGCGGGAGTTCGCGGCGCACGGCTGGGCCGAGGAGGACGTGCCCGACCCGCAGGACCCGGCGACGCGGGACCGGTCCTGCCTCGACTGGAGCGAGCCGGAGCGCGACCCGCACGCGCGCGTGCTCGCCTGGTACCGCCGCCTCATCACCCTCAGGCACGAACAGGCCGACCTCACCGACCCCGACCTCGGCGACACCAAGGTGGCCTACGACGAGCGGGAACGCTGGCTGGCCTTCCGGCGCGGGGACGTACGCGTCGCCGTGAACCTCGCCAAGGCCCCGGCCGCGATCCCGCTCGGACCGCGCCACGCGCGCGTACTGGCCGCATGGGAACCGGTTCAGCCGCCGGGCGCCGACGGCGTACTGCACGTACCTGGCGAGTCCGCGGTGGTACTGCTGCAGGGGTGA
- a CDS encoding SSI family serine proteinase inhibitor, with the protein MTISTTAKAVRGGLLTAVLLLAGAAPAQAAAAPPYPLSGDYLYLTVTKGDARSSDTRGTLLMCDPPQGHTLAAEACAELSAADGDIAALPPKNVFCPMVYAPVSVHARGTWDGRQIEYAQTFPNGCAMSARTGSVFAFGD; encoded by the coding sequence ATGACGATCAGCACCACAGCGAAAGCGGTACGGGGCGGTCTGCTGACGGCCGTCCTCCTCCTGGCCGGCGCGGCCCCGGCGCAGGCGGCGGCCGCGCCGCCCTACCCGCTCTCCGGCGACTACCTCTACCTCACGGTCACCAAGGGCGACGCACGCTCCAGCGACACGCGGGGCACCCTCCTCATGTGCGACCCGCCCCAGGGGCACACGCTCGCCGCCGAGGCGTGCGCGGAACTGTCCGCGGCGGACGGCGACATCGCGGCACTCCCGCCCAAGAACGTCTTCTGCCCGATGGTCTACGCGCCGGTCAGCGTCCACGCGCGCGGGACGTGGGACGGCCGGCAGATCGAGTACGCGCAGACCTTCCCCAACGGCTGCGCGATGTCGGCGCGCACGGGCTCGGTGTTCGCGTTCGGTGACTGA
- the treY gene encoding malto-oligosyltrehalose synthase yields the protein MTSVRPDPAVPTATYRLQLQPDFPFTAAAAAVPYLASLGVSHLHLSPVLEAVPGSAHGYDVVDHARVRDELGGEEGLRALARTAREHGLGLVVDIVPNHMAMSPRHNHALWEVLREGPKSPYARWFDIDWEAQDGQLLLPVLGGPLGSVVDELRVDGDVLRYYEHAFPLREGTEELPLPQLLDAQWYRPVWWRLARTELNYRRFFSISELIGVRVEDPEVFEATHAKILQLLREGVVDGLRVDHPDGLADPDAYLARLHEATGGRWTVVEKILADAEPLPASWPVAGTTGYDALRRIDGLFTDPAGCGELLGLYRRFAAPQTDRGGDWAATVRRAAYKVLTHELATEVDRLTRAAVKVCATAPDPALRDRAPWALRTALQELLVRLEVYRPYTSGDPALVVTEDAAAEARGAFAVPEEAGAVDVVRDLVLGRADAGPEQAEFFTRFAQTASALRAKSVEDTAFYRYVPLLSANEVGGEPGSPSVSPDDFHAYCARVQRDWPTTGTVVSTHDTKRSADVRAALAVLTECPGRWADLLADVTHAEESVPDAQLAWAAWQTVFGLGPADGERVQQALLKHVREAGLFTSWTEQEPAYEEAVAAFVAAGPCGAPAEHVAALRAELEPHIRANVLGTALVHLTMPGVPDVYQGTESEYLALVDPDNRRPVRYPPEDPGDKGALTEAALRLRARRPAAFGDTATYTPLTAEGPAAEHCLAFARSGEVVTAVTRLSLRLAEAGGWQDTLLPLPPGRWSDVLAPEREFTGHARVEDLFARLPVVLLERADEG from the coding sequence ATGACATCTGTGCGACCCGACCCCGCGGTGCCCACGGCCACCTACCGGCTCCAGCTGCAGCCCGACTTCCCGTTCACCGCCGCGGCGGCGGCCGTACCGTACCTGGCCTCCCTGGGCGTCTCGCACCTGCACCTGTCCCCCGTCCTGGAGGCCGTGCCCGGCTCGGCGCACGGCTACGACGTCGTCGACCACGCGCGCGTGCGCGACGAGCTCGGCGGCGAGGAGGGGCTGCGCGCCCTGGCCCGCACCGCGCGCGAGCACGGCCTCGGCCTGGTCGTCGACATCGTGCCGAACCACATGGCGATGTCCCCGCGCCACAACCACGCCCTCTGGGAGGTCCTGCGCGAGGGCCCCAAGTCGCCGTACGCGCGCTGGTTCGACATCGACTGGGAGGCACAGGACGGCCAGCTGCTGCTGCCGGTGCTGGGCGGCCCGCTCGGCTCGGTCGTCGACGAGCTGCGGGTCGACGGTGACGTACTGCGCTACTACGAGCACGCCTTCCCGCTCCGTGAAGGCACCGAGGAGCTGCCCCTGCCGCAGCTCCTGGACGCCCAGTGGTACCGGCCCGTGTGGTGGCGGCTGGCCCGGACCGAGCTGAACTACCGGCGCTTCTTCAGCATCTCGGAGCTGATCGGAGTGCGGGTCGAGGACCCCGAGGTGTTCGAGGCCACGCACGCGAAGATCCTGCAGCTGCTGCGCGAGGGCGTGGTCGACGGGCTGCGCGTGGACCACCCTGACGGGCTCGCCGACCCCGACGCCTACCTGGCGCGGCTGCACGAGGCGACCGGCGGCCGCTGGACAGTCGTGGAGAAGATCCTCGCGGACGCGGAGCCCCTCCCGGCCTCCTGGCCCGTCGCCGGCACCACCGGCTACGACGCCCTGCGCCGCATCGACGGGCTCTTCACCGACCCGGCAGGGTGCGGGGAGCTGCTGGGCCTGTACCGGCGTTTCGCCGCCCCGCAGACGGACCGGGGCGGCGACTGGGCGGCGACGGTGCGGCGGGCGGCGTACAAGGTGCTCACGCACGAGCTGGCCACCGAGGTCGACCGGCTGACCCGGGCGGCGGTCAAGGTCTGCGCCACCGCCCCGGACCCCGCCCTGCGCGACCGTGCCCCCTGGGCGCTGCGCACGGCTCTGCAGGAACTCCTGGTCCGGCTGGAGGTCTACCGGCCCTACACCTCCGGCGACCCGGCCCTGGTCGTCACCGAGGACGCCGCGGCCGAGGCGCGGGGCGCCTTCGCCGTCCCGGAGGAGGCCGGCGCGGTCGACGTGGTGCGCGACCTGGTGCTCGGGCGGGCCGACGCCGGTCCCGAGCAGGCCGAGTTCTTCACGCGGTTCGCCCAGACGGCCTCGGCCCTGCGCGCCAAGTCCGTGGAGGACACGGCGTTCTACCGCTACGTCCCGCTGCTGTCGGCGAACGAGGTCGGCGGCGAGCCGGGGAGTCCGTCGGTGTCCCCGGACGACTTCCACGCCTACTGCGCGCGCGTGCAGCGCGACTGGCCGACGACCGGGACGGTCGTCTCGACGCACGACACCAAGCGCAGCGCCGACGTGCGGGCGGCGCTGGCCGTGCTCACGGAGTGCCCCGGGCGCTGGGCGGACCTGCTGGCCGACGTGACCCACGCCGAGGAGAGCGTGCCGGACGCGCAGCTGGCGTGGGCGGCCTGGCAGACGGTGTTCGGGCTCGGCCCCGCGGACGGGGAACGGGTGCAGCAGGCGCTGCTGAAGCACGTGCGCGAGGCGGGCCTGTTCACCAGCTGGACGGAACAGGAGCCCGCCTACGAGGAGGCCGTCGCGGCGTTCGTGGCGGCGGGCCCGTGCGGGGCGCCGGCCGAGCACGTCGCCGCCCTGCGCGCCGAGCTGGAGCCCCACATCCGGGCCAACGTGCTTGGCACCGCCCTGGTGCATCTGACGATGCCCGGCGTGCCCGACGTCTACCAGGGCACCGAGAGCGAGTACCTGGCCCTCGTCGACCCGGACAACCGGCGGCCGGTGCGGTACCCGCCGGAGGACCCCGGCGACAAGGGGGCGCTGACGGAGGCCGCGCTGCGGCTGCGCGCACGGCGGCCGGCCGCCTTCGGGGACACGGCCACGTACACGCCGCTGACGGCGGAGGGACCGGCGGCGGAGCACTGTCTGGCGTTCGCGCGCTCCGGCGAGGTCGTCACGGCCGTGACGCGCCTGTCGCTGCGGCTGGCGGAGGCGGGGGGCTGGCAGGACACACTGCTGCCGCTGCCGCCCGGACGGTGGTCGGACGTACTGGCTCCGGAGCGGGAGTTCACGGGCCACGCACGCGTGGAGGACCTTTTCGCACGACTGCCGGTGGTGCTGCTGGAGCGGGCCGACGAGGGCTGA